CGCCTCATGACAGTTTGGATGCAAAGGTCCCGGTTGCAGCTGACATCGATGACGGCATCATCGAAGACCACGAGCCGGAATACAGTGTCAGTGCCGTCACCGACCATCTGATTGCGGCCGGAACGCGTCTTGCCATTGTGGTCTCGCCCGAAGGCGACAAGGGCTCGATGACTTCCGTCATGCTTGCTCGGATGCTGGCAAATGAGGGAAGCCAGGCATTGCTCCTGGATATGACCGGCTCTGCCTGTCCAAGTCGGATGATGGTGCCCCATTCGGATCTGCCGGGCATTACCGACGTGCTAGTCGACGACTGCACCGTGCCGGAGGCCCTTCATGCGGACCGCCTGTCAAATGCGCATATTCTTCCCCAAGGCATAACGGACCCGGCCATGGCCATGCAAAACGCTGACAAGCTGCCGGATGTGGTTGGCGCTCTGACCAAAGTCTATGACATTGTCATTGTGGAATGCGGTCCGGCTAATTCTGCCGGCGTCAAGCGCCTTCTCGACGGGCAGGACGTGGAGATGATCTTCTCCGTGGTGCAGCCCGATGACGATCTGATGGTTGAATACCTCAACGATTTTTATTCGGAAGGTTTTCAGAATCTTCTCATGATGAGCCCCGGGGCAGGGGCGCCCGGCAGCCCCGACCGGACCGCTGCCTAAATCAGAGTTGTTCTAGCGGTTGGTGACCCAGAGGCGGATCGCCTTGGCAAGCTTGAAGATGGCCGGATGGTGCTTGGTAAAGCGCTTGATGTCGGTTGACAGCCGGGCTGCAAGGGCACCGATATGTCCGAGCGGTGTGATGGCCACAAACGTATCATAGTGGGTTGTTTCGACATCGCACCAGGAGCGTTTGAACTGTTCGTCTCCGACACCGAAATCGAAAGTGTGAGCGCCGGACTCACAGGCGTCGCGAATAACCAGGTAGAATAACAACTCACCCGGACTTGCCGCTTCTGTCGGCCCGATCGCGATGGAACTGAACTGGCAAATCACATCACGGCCCTTTGTCGACAGAGCCGCTATCGCGCATAAGAACCCGTCGCGGTTGCGCAGACGGATCGCGTACATTTCAATTGTTTTTCTGTCCTGACCGACGCTTTCCTGAGCCAGACGGCGGAAATAGGATTTGATCTTCGCGTCATCGAAGACGTCCGGCAGGCCCATAAAGGCAAAGCGCGCAGCTTTCTGATTGAAGAACTCCTCCAGCAGATCGCCTGCTTCATCGGGAGTGCGCGCTCGTATGTAGTCGTATCCGCCCAGCTCATCGAGCCGGCGTTCCGAGATGCGAAATTTTTTTCTGCGACGCTTGGCGTTGCCCCTTGAAAGGACAGCATCAAAGCCTCCATCCAGTGTTGCCTGGAATGTCGGGTTCTGATTTTCAACATGCGGCCAATGGGAAAACGGGTGAACGTATCCATGCCAGGCCCTCGGCTGCCGGTCGAGGAAGACATAGTCAACGCCGAGCGGCAGTTGGGCAATCTGCTTCCTGATTGCAAGCATGGTGGCCGGATTGGCATCATCGAGGAAATGCGTTGAGAAAACCCCGAAATTCACGTTGTTGAACGGCGTTGCGATATATCTGGCAATCCGGAACGGTCCGCTGCGTGTGATACATAGCGGCAGGATGAACGCGGTTTCGCCGGACCGTGCGCCGGATGTGTAGGTGGCCGTTATGATAAGCGGCGTCGCGCCGGTCTCTTCGATCCAGCCACGGCACCAGTCATAAGTCTGGTGAATACTGCACTCGGGAGCAGCCTCCAATGCCCGCCATACGGGCTCCAGAGGTTCAATTTCCCTGTTGCATTGAATGGAAAAACTGGTTGCCTCAACCGGTTTTCGCATCAATCAAATTCCCATCTCTCATCCAGCATGTCAGCGCCTTGGCCTGCTGAGGCTTCTAATATTTCGCGCGAACAAGTGGAACCAACGTCAGAGACACACTATCCGATTGAACTTAAAAAACTCTGATCGATACGAATTCTGGTTAAAATTGGTTGCCGATTAATTGCTTTCGTCGCCTTGCGGCCGTTCCATCCAGCGAATAATCCACATGGCCGGTAAAACCCAGATTACGCCGCTGACGGCAAAATATATAAGATGCACCCACCATGGTGACTCCGCCAGCCTGTAGGTCGCGACCGTCGTCGCCACCAGCGCGTAAAGCACCACAAGCGCAATCAAGGCAAATGTACCGATGAGTTTGCGTAGGCGAAGCGGCATTTATCCCTAATCCTCGTCTTGAAGGCTTTTGAAGTATAGGAATTGATGTCGCAATCAAGTCCTTAATCTCTTTGTGGCGCCGCCATGCCTGACTCTCGGCGGCAGGCCCTGGATTTGGTTTGATACCGTTAATTGATCCGTTAACCCAAATTGGACTTTTAAGTCGCAGATTTACGATTGTGGCACGATATTGCCGTATGATTGCAACATCTTGAACAGGAAGGTGTTTCGGGCTCGAAAGCGTGAAGCTGCCGAGTTGCGTGGCAAGGAGACACAATTGTCATTCCATACGGCAAACATCAGTCCGGTCTCGGATGAAAAGCCGATGGCCGATACGCCGCGTCGGATAGATATCGGGTTTCTGTCCGGGTGCCGGTACTTCGCTTATGAGGCGATGGAAGACATTGCGGCTCTGTGGACAGGTCTTCAGCGCGATTGTGTCGGCACACCATTTCAAACCTATTCATGGATCAAGGCAGTTGTCGCGGCGGATTGCCCAGATCAGGGGGATGGGAAGACCGCTTGTTTCAGG
This portion of the Hoeflea prorocentri genome encodes:
- a CDS encoding GNAT family N-acetyltransferase; the protein is MRKPVEATSFSIQCNREIEPLEPVWRALEAAPECSIHQTYDWCRGWIEETGATPLIITATYTSGARSGETAFILPLCITRSGPFRIARYIATPFNNVNFGVFSTHFLDDANPATMLAIRKQIAQLPLGVDYVFLDRQPRAWHGYVHPFSHWPHVENQNPTFQATLDGGFDAVLSRGNAKRRRKKFRISERRLDELGGYDYIRARTPDEAGDLLEEFFNQKAARFAFMGLPDVFDDAKIKSYFRRLAQESVGQDRKTIEMYAIRLRNRDGFLCAIAALSTKGRDVICQFSSIAIGPTEAASPGELLFYLVIRDACESGAHTFDFGVGDEQFKRSWCDVETTHYDTFVAITPLGHIGALAARLSTDIKRFTKHHPAIFKLAKAIRLWVTNR
- a CDS encoding DUF2842 domain-containing protein gives rise to the protein MPLRLRKLIGTFALIALVVLYALVATTVATYRLAESPWWVHLIYFAVSGVIWVLPAMWIIRWMERPQGDESN